A DNA window from Camelina sativa cultivar DH55 chromosome 17, Cs, whole genome shotgun sequence contains the following coding sequences:
- the LOC104755835 gene encoding uncharacterized protein LOC104755835 isoform X2, which translates to MSTQKQVVTLRDLVEEAKKRIVIVVICVVGLSYLMSLTSSSVWVNLPAAACLIILLRYFSFDIEMKRKAAAYNNKPPSLNAPTLNKTPDLPKAAPRSDWRSKVNSQVVEDAIDHFTRHLVSEWVLDLWYSRITPDKQGPDELVFIINDVLGEISRRFRNVNLIDLLTRDLIDIVCRRVELFRECQAKIERQQKRSLSFEDRDSELRRVMAADDKLHPALFSPESEHKVLQHIMNSLISLTFRPEDLHCAFFHYTLRELLACCVIRPVLNLANPRFINERIEGAVMSRIKTSNRSSAAEEASPSEDLSDLSPDHFSRYLDPSVTGVELVNLKNEQQKNSKRKSATDKQHLTDLSKDPLLSLDTQSSRSWNSLPSTSKIGDGSKHPQGHRGGEGWGDVLDMMSQRKTANLAPEHLESVWAKGRNYKKKEDEKVVERVPPRWSSKESSNDGYLSENTANSRISNQPKVVNTESHLSSYSSAEEDEEQTKSSHSSTSEDEETVTGLNSPGTRVWDGRTKKNLAVSRIHHPLENSGHSFKKTSKGHGRYQQGPRHQSGRKRSRISGHIIDDDDSNDSEDGSLARSFSGMSATSSASYVSAAESDVPNAPKSSLLVDSFAKLRCQVLGANIVEGSSKMFAVYSIAVTDESNHSWSIKRRFRHFEELHRRLKVFPEYNLHLPPKHFLSTGVDIPVIKERCVLLDEYIKKLLQLQRISGSIEVWDFLSVDSQTYAFSSSFSIIETLTVKHVSKTSTVATNMGNMTEATPGSLPWRENPSSENGKPGQHLRNNVMVDDVKSKVKTLGNDHMKTPYLDVRNSKENGGQKVGTQHADDVDFAGLPTEWVPPKLTLPLLDLVDVVFQLQEGGWIRRKAFWVAKQILQLGMGDALDDWVLEKICLLRRGTVVASGIQRVEQILWPDGIFMTKHPKRQQQSGSSEEEQRQEAERRAKFVHELMIEKAPATIVSLIGQKEYEQCAEDLYFFLQSSVCLKQLAFDLLELLLLSAFPEMEQAFKQLHYEKHLFGQYTPPN; encoded by the exons ATGAGCACTCAGAAGCAGGTGGTGACTCTTCGGGACCTGGTAGAGGAAGCTAAGAAACGAATTGTAATCGTGGTGATATGCGTCGTAGGACTGTCTTACCTCATGTCGC TGACAAGCTCATCGGTTTGGGTCAATCTCCCTGCTGCTGCGTGTTTGATCATCCTCCTTCGTTATTTCTCATTCGATATTGAAATGAAAAGGAAAGCTGCAGCTTACAACAACAAACCGCCTTCTCTCAATGCACCAACGTTAAATAAAACACCTGACCTTCCTAAAGCAGCTCCACGGTCTGACTGGAGAAGCAAAGTGAACTCTCAGGTTGTTGAGGATGCGATTGATCACTTCACCCGTCACCTCGTTTCTGAATGGGTACTGGATCTCTGGTACTCTCGCATAACACCGGATAAACAAGGTCCTGATGAACTGGTGTTTATCATTAACGATGTTCTTGGGGAAATTTCACGGCGGTTTAGAAATGTTAATCTTATTGATCTGTTGACaag GGATCTAATTGATATTGTATGTCGTCGTGTGGAGCTTTTCCGCGAGTGTCAAGCAAAGATTGAGAGACAACAAAAGAGAAGCCTCAGTTTTGAAGACCGCGACTCTGAACTAAGACGTGTGATGGCCGCAGACGATAAATTGCACCCTGCATTGTTTTCTCCTGAATCCGAGCATAAG GTTCTGCAGCATATAATGAACAGTCTCATTTCACTAACATTTAGGCCAGAGGATCTGCACTGTGCTTTTTTCCACTATACCCTGAGGGAGCTTCTTGCTTGCTGTGTGATTCGACCAGTCCTAAATCTAGCCAATCCTCG GTTCATAAATGAGAGGATTGAGGGTGCTGTAATGTCAAGGATTAAAACTAGTAACAGATCTAGTGCTGCAGAAGAGGCTTCTCCATCTGAGGATCTCTCAGATCTTTCTCCTGATCATTTTTCTAGATATTTGGACCCTTCTGTCACAGGTGTTGAGCTTGTGAATTTGAAAAATGAACAGCAGAAAAATTCTAAAAGGAAAAGCGCTACAGATAAACAGCATTTAACAGATTTATCGAAAGATCCATTGCTTTCTTTGGACACCCAATCTTCCCGGTCGTGGAACTCCTTACCCTCAACGTCCAAAATAGGTGATGGTAGTAAACATCCTCAAGGACATAGAGGAGGAGAGGGATGGGGTGACGTGTTAGACATGATGTCACAAAGGAAAACTGCGAACCTTGCTCCTGAGCATCTGGAAAGCGTGTGGGCAAAGGGAAGAAACTAtaaaaagaaggaagatgagAAAGTTGTTGAGCGCGTGCCCCCGAGATGGTCTAGCAAGGAATCGAGCAACGATGGCTATTTAAGTGAAAACACTGCGAATTCAAGAATCTCCAATCAGCCTAAAGTCGTAAATACAGAGAGTCACTTATCAAGTTATTCCTCTGCTGAAGAGGACGAGGAGCAAACAAAGAGTAGTCATTCTTCTACATCCGAAGATGAGGAAACGGTAACAGGTCTAAACAGTCCTGGGACTCGAGTCTGGGATGGTcgaacaaagaaaaatcttgcTGTTTCACGGATACATCATCCACTTGAAAATTCTGGCCACTCTTTCAAAAAGACCAGTAAAGGGCATGGACGTTATCAGCAAGGACCCAGACATCAATCTGGCAGGAAGAGATCCAGAATTTCTGGACACAtcatagatgatgatgatagcaaTGATTCTGAAGATGGTTCATTGGCTAGATCATTCAGTGGAATGTCTGCAACGTCATCTGCATCATACGTTTCAGCGGCAGAAAGTGATGTTCCCAATGCTCCTAAAAGTTCTTTGTTGGTTGATTCCTTTGCCAAGTTGAGATGTCAG GTTCTGGGTGCCAATATTGTGGAGGGTAGTTCTAAGATGTTTGCTGTGTATTCAATTGCAGTCACAGATGAAAGTAATCATAGCTGGTCGATCAAAAGAAG ATTTCGACATTTTGAGGAGCTTCACCGGCGGCTTAAAGTTTTTCCCGAGTACAATCTTCATTTACCGCCAAAGCATTTTCTATCAACAGGCGTGGACATACCTGTTATAAAAGAGCGCTGTGTACTACTTGATGAGTATATCAAG AAGCTTTTGCAGCTACAACGAATTTCAGGATCGATTGAAGTTTGGGACTTCCTCAGTGTGGATTCCCAG ACTTATGCGTTCTCAAGCTCTTTTTCAATCATTGAGACACTAACAG TTAAACATGTCAGTAAGACATCTACTGTCGCTACAAATATGGGAAATATGACTGAGGCAACACCTGGTTCTCTTCCTTGGAGAGAAAATCCGAGTTCAGAGAATGGGAAACCGGGTCAACATTTAAGGAATAATGTAATGGTGGATGATGTGAAGTCAAAAGTGAAAACTCTTGGAAATGATCATATGAAGACGCCTTATTTAGATGTTAGAAATAGCAAAGAGAATGGCGGGCAAAAGGTGGGAACTCAACATGCTGATGATGTGGACTTTGCCGGTCTGCCCACCGAG TGGGTTCCTCCAAAGCTAACATTACCCCTACTAGACTTAGTAGATGTTGTCTTTCAACTCCAGGAGGGTGGGTGGATCAG GCGGAAAGCTTTTTGGGTTGCCAAACAGATACTTCAACTTGGGATGGGCGATGCATTGGACGATTGGGTACTTGAGAAAATCTGTCTTCTGCGGCGGGGAACTGTAGTTGCTTCTGGAATTCAACGGGTTGAACAG ATACTATGGCCGGATGGAATATTCATGACAAAGCATCCAAAACGGCAGCAACAATCCGGCAGTTCTGAGGAGGAGCAGCGACAAGAAGCGGAGAGGCGAGCGAAATTTGTTCATGAGCTGATGATTG AAAAAGCCCCAGCGACAATAGTGAGTCTTATAGGACAGAAGGAGTATGAACAATGTGCAGAGGATCTCTACTTCTTCCTCCAG TCATCAGTGTGTCTGAAGCAATTGGCGTTTGACCTTTTGGAGTTGTTGCTACTCTCGGCATTTCCGGAAATGGAGCAAGCTTTCAAACAGTTGCACTACGAAAAGCACCTATTTGGTCAATATACACCACCAAACTGA
- the LOC104755835 gene encoding uncharacterized protein LOC104755835 isoform X1: MSTQKQVVTLRDLVEEAKKRIVIVVICVVGLSYLMSLTSSSVWVNLPAAACLIILLRYFSFDIEMKRKAAAYNNKPPSLNAPTLNKTPDLPKAAPRSDWRSKVNSQVVEDAIDHFTRHLVSEWVLDLWYSRITPDKQGPDELVFIINDVLGEISRRFRNVNLIDLLTRDLIDIVCRRVELFRECQAKIERQQKRSLSFEDRDSELRRVMAADDKLHPALFSPESEHKVLQHIMNSLISLTFRPEDLHCAFFHYTLRELLACCVIRPVLNLANPRFINERIEGAVMSRIKTSNRSSAAEEASPSEDLSDLSPDHFSRYLDPSVTGVELVNLKNEQQKNSKRKSATDKQHLTDLSKDPLLSLDTQSSRSWNSLPSTSKIGDGSKHPQGHRGGEGWGDVLDMMSQRKTANLAPEHLESVWAKGRNYKKKEDEKVVERVPPRWSSKESSNDGYLSENTANSRISNQPKVVNTESHLSSYSSAEEDEEQTKSSHSSTSEDEETVTGLNSPGTRVWDGRTKKNLAVSRIHHPLENSGHSFKKTSKGHGRYQQGPRHQSGRKRSRISGHIIDDDDSNDSEDGSLARSFSGMSATSSASYVSAAESDVPNAPKSSLLVDSFAKLRCQVLGANIVEGSSKMFAVYSIAVTDESNHSWSIKRRFRHFEELHRRLKVFPEYNLHLPPKHFLSTGVDIPVIKERCVLLDEYIKKLLQLQRISGSIEVWDFLSVDSQTYAFSSSFSIIETLTVKHVSKTSTVATNMGNMTEATPGSLPWRENPSSENGKPGQHLRNNVMVDDVKSKVKTLGNDHMKTPYLDVRNSKENGGQKVGTQHADDVDFAGLPTEWVPPKLTLPLLDLVDVVFQLQEGGWIRRKAFWVAKQILQLGMGDALDDWVLEKICLLRRGTVVASGIQRVEQILWPDGIFMTKHPKRQQQSGSSEEEQRQEAERRAKFVHELMIEKAPATIVSLIGQKEYEQCAEDLYFFLQSSVCLKQLAFDLLELLLLSAFPEMEQAFKQLHYEKHLFGQYTPPN, from the exons ATGAGCACTCAGAAGCAGGTGGTGACTCTTCGGGACCTGGTAGAGGAAGCTAAGAAACGAATTGTAATCGTGGTGATATGCGTCGTAGGACTGTCTTACCTCATGTCGC TGACAAGCTCATCGGTTTGGGTCAATCTCCCTGCTGCTGCGTGTTTGATCATCCTCCTTCGTTATTTCTCATTCGATATTGAAATGAAAAGGAAAGCTGCAGCTTACAACAACAAACCGCCTTCTCTCAATGCACCAACGTTAAATAAAACACCTGACCTTCCTAAAGCAGCTCCACGGTCTGACTGGAGAAGCAAAGTGAACTCTCAGGTTGTTGAGGATGCGATTGATCACTTCACCCGTCACCTCGTTTCTGAATGGGTACTGGATCTCTGGTACTCTCGCATAACACCGGATAAACAAGGTCCTGATGAACTGGTGTTTATCATTAACGATGTTCTTGGGGAAATTTCACGGCGGTTTAGAAATGTTAATCTTATTGATCTGTTGACaag GGATCTAATTGATATTGTATGTCGTCGTGTGGAGCTTTTCCGCGAGTGTCAAGCAAAGATTGAGAGACAACAAAAGAGAAGCCTCAGTTTTGAAGACCGCGACTCTGAACTAAGACGTGTGATGGCCGCAGACGATAAATTGCACCCTGCATTGTTTTCTCCTGAATCCGAGCATAAG GTTCTGCAGCATATAATGAACAGTCTCATTTCACTAACATTTAGGCCAGAGGATCTGCACTGTGCTTTTTTCCACTATACCCTGAGGGAGCTTCTTGCTTGCTGTGTGATTCGACCAGTCCTAAATCTAGCCAATCCTCG GTTCATAAATGAGAGGATTGAGGGTGCTGTAATGTCAAGGATTAAAACTAGTAACAGATCTAGTGCTGCAGAAGAGGCTTCTCCATCTGAGGATCTCTCAGATCTTTCTCCTGATCATTTTTCTAGATATTTGGACCCTTCTGTCACAGGTGTTGAGCTTGTGAATTTGAAAAATGAACAGCAGAAAAATTCTAAAAGGAAAAGCGCTACAGATAAACAGCATTTAACAGAT TTATCGAAAGATCCATTGCTTTCTTTGGACACCCAATCTTCCCGGTCGTGGAACTCCTTACCCTCAACGTCCAAAATAGGTGATGGTAGTAAACATCCTCAAGGACATAGAGGAGGAGAGGGATGGGGTGACGTGTTAGACATGATGTCACAAAGGAAAACTGCGAACCTTGCTCCTGAGCATCTGGAAAGCGTGTGGGCAAAGGGAAGAAACTAtaaaaagaaggaagatgagAAAGTTGTTGAGCGCGTGCCCCCGAGATGGTCTAGCAAGGAATCGAGCAACGATGGCTATTTAAGTGAAAACACTGCGAATTCAAGAATCTCCAATCAGCCTAAAGTCGTAAATACAGAGAGTCACTTATCAAGTTATTCCTCTGCTGAAGAGGACGAGGAGCAAACAAAGAGTAGTCATTCTTCTACATCCGAAGATGAGGAAACGGTAACAGGTCTAAACAGTCCTGGGACTCGAGTCTGGGATGGTcgaacaaagaaaaatcttgcTGTTTCACGGATACATCATCCACTTGAAAATTCTGGCCACTCTTTCAAAAAGACCAGTAAAGGGCATGGACGTTATCAGCAAGGACCCAGACATCAATCTGGCAGGAAGAGATCCAGAATTTCTGGACACAtcatagatgatgatgatagcaaTGATTCTGAAGATGGTTCATTGGCTAGATCATTCAGTGGAATGTCTGCAACGTCATCTGCATCATACGTTTCAGCGGCAGAAAGTGATGTTCCCAATGCTCCTAAAAGTTCTTTGTTGGTTGATTCCTTTGCCAAGTTGAGATGTCAG GTTCTGGGTGCCAATATTGTGGAGGGTAGTTCTAAGATGTTTGCTGTGTATTCAATTGCAGTCACAGATGAAAGTAATCATAGCTGGTCGATCAAAAGAAG ATTTCGACATTTTGAGGAGCTTCACCGGCGGCTTAAAGTTTTTCCCGAGTACAATCTTCATTTACCGCCAAAGCATTTTCTATCAACAGGCGTGGACATACCTGTTATAAAAGAGCGCTGTGTACTACTTGATGAGTATATCAAG AAGCTTTTGCAGCTACAACGAATTTCAGGATCGATTGAAGTTTGGGACTTCCTCAGTGTGGATTCCCAG ACTTATGCGTTCTCAAGCTCTTTTTCAATCATTGAGACACTAACAG TTAAACATGTCAGTAAGACATCTACTGTCGCTACAAATATGGGAAATATGACTGAGGCAACACCTGGTTCTCTTCCTTGGAGAGAAAATCCGAGTTCAGAGAATGGGAAACCGGGTCAACATTTAAGGAATAATGTAATGGTGGATGATGTGAAGTCAAAAGTGAAAACTCTTGGAAATGATCATATGAAGACGCCTTATTTAGATGTTAGAAATAGCAAAGAGAATGGCGGGCAAAAGGTGGGAACTCAACATGCTGATGATGTGGACTTTGCCGGTCTGCCCACCGAG TGGGTTCCTCCAAAGCTAACATTACCCCTACTAGACTTAGTAGATGTTGTCTTTCAACTCCAGGAGGGTGGGTGGATCAG GCGGAAAGCTTTTTGGGTTGCCAAACAGATACTTCAACTTGGGATGGGCGATGCATTGGACGATTGGGTACTTGAGAAAATCTGTCTTCTGCGGCGGGGAACTGTAGTTGCTTCTGGAATTCAACGGGTTGAACAG ATACTATGGCCGGATGGAATATTCATGACAAAGCATCCAAAACGGCAGCAACAATCCGGCAGTTCTGAGGAGGAGCAGCGACAAGAAGCGGAGAGGCGAGCGAAATTTGTTCATGAGCTGATGATTG AAAAAGCCCCAGCGACAATAGTGAGTCTTATAGGACAGAAGGAGTATGAACAATGTGCAGAGGATCTCTACTTCTTCCTCCAG TCATCAGTGTGTCTGAAGCAATTGGCGTTTGACCTTTTGGAGTTGTTGCTACTCTCGGCATTTCCGGAAATGGAGCAAGCTTTCAAACAGTTGCACTACGAAAAGCACCTATTTGGTCAATATACACCACCAAACTGA
- the LOC104755836 gene encoding 60S ribosomal protein L37-1, protein MGKGTGSFGKRRNKSHTLCVRCGRRSFHIQKSRCSACAYPAARKRTYNWSVKAIRRKTTGTGRMRYLRNVPRRFKTGFREGTQATPRNKAAAASSS, encoded by the exons ATG GGTAAGGGAACAGGGAGTTTTGGTAAGAGGAGGAACAAGTCACACACGCTGTGTGTCAGATGTGGTCGCCGTAGTTTCCACATCCAGAAGAGTCGTTGCTCGGCCTGTGCTTATCCAGCTGCTCGCAAGAGGACAT ATAACTGGAGCGTGAAGGCAATTAGAAGAAAGACAACAGGAACTGGTAGGATGAGGTATCTCCGCAATGTCCCTCGCAGGTTCAAGACTGGCTTTAGAGAAG GTACCCAAGCCACCCCAAGAAACAAGGCTGcagctgcttcttcttcctag
- the LOC104755837 gene encoding uncharacterized protein LOC104755837, translating into MMKPSAKSIQRVGRFLRKTLGSIKSTICSRDYKNLPNNTPLLSPFSYSRRCPEDSQTKGTYTVICCDTAVADNTLKKSLNEQHKKKPKKVAAEPLEDAKKRGDALAQKMKDLNMVDLRDVEHSLDVREALRCYSSIRSPVYLDIVDNFFTDMYYEFSDPRTSATINGSRRKAGSFRL; encoded by the coding sequence atgatgaaaccTTCAGCAAAATCAATTCAGAGAGTTGGTCGTTTCTTGAGGAAGACCCTTGGGAGCATCAAATCCACTATCTGCTCCCGTGATTACAAAAACTTACCTAACAACACTCCTCTCCTGAGCCCCTTCTCCTACAGTCGCCGCTGTCCAGAAGATTCCCAAACCAAAGGAACCTACACCGTTATTTGTTGTGACACGGCTGTGGCAGATAACACACTCAAGAAGAGTCTCAACGAACAACATAAAAAGAAACCGAAGAAAGTTGCAGCAGAGCCACTCGAGGATGCAAAGAAAAGAGGTGACGCGCTGGCGCAAAAGATGAAAGATCTCAACATGGTGGATCTACGAGACGTGGAGCATTCATTGGATGTTCGGGAAGCGCTTCGATGCTATTCAAGCATCAGAAGCCCTGTCTATCTTGACATTGTTGACAATTTCTTCACAGACATGTACTACGAGTTCTCTGATCCTCGCACCTCTGCCACTATCAATGGTTCAAGAAGAAAAGCAGGCTCCTTCAGGCTCTAA
- the LOC104755838 gene encoding uncharacterized protein LOC104755838, giving the protein MFTDCKIPKTSQISDGQIKNEIRRWIRRSQGGELLVLIAGDEDYLVVLEELRASGKDLHVFLIYPENGTHKVIRRFEVEGRESLEDFLSEAQGGTSGDDDDESGDGDGSGGGGGGSGSKKGGGGSKGFRDT; this is encoded by the exons ATGTTCACTGATTGCAAAATAC CCAAGACGTCTCAAATCTCGGACGGTCAGATCAAGAATGAAATTCGGAGGTGGATTCGAAGGAGTCAAGGAGGTGAACTCCTGGTTCTAATTGCTGGAGACGAGGATTATCTAGTTGTTCTTGAGGAGCTGCGAGCTTCAGGGAAAGATTTACACGTCTTCCTCATCTATCCGGAGAATGGGACACATAAAGTTATCCGAAGATTTGAAGTAGAGGGAAGGGAATCCTTGGAAGACTTTCTGTCAGAGGCTCAAGGGGGAACTAGCGGCGATGACGACGACGAATCTGGTGACGGGGACGGGAGCGGAGGCGGAGGTGGAGGTTCTGGGTCCAAAAAAGGCGGCGGAGGAAGTAAGGGATTCAGGGACACTTGA